A region of Gracilinanus agilis isolate LMUSP501 chromosome 3, AgileGrace, whole genome shotgun sequence DNA encodes the following proteins:
- the LOC123239988 gene encoding LOW QUALITY PROTEIN: zinc finger protein 131-like (The sequence of the model RefSeq protein was modified relative to this genomic sequence to represent the inferred CDS: inserted 1 base in 1 codon), protein MEAEETMECIQEFPEHHKMILDRLNEQRDQDQFTDITLIVDGHHFKAHKAVLAACSQFFYKFFQDFTQEPLVEIEGVSNMAFPHLIEFTYTAKLMIQGEEEANDVWKAAEFLQMLEAIKALEVRNKENSSPLEENTTAGKNEAKKRKIAETSNVITESLPSSESEPVEIEVEITEGTIEVEDGLETLEEVASAEQSIKYIQSTGSSDDSALALLADITSKYRQGDRKGQIQEEDGCASGPTSKQEHMKSHSTESFKCDICNKRYLRESAWKQHLTCYHLEEGGASKKQRPGKKIHICQYCDKQFDHFGRFKEHLPKHTGEKPFECPNCHERFARNSTLKCHLTACQSGVGAKKGRKKLSECQVCNSVFNSWDQFKXHLVIQTGDKPNHCTLCDLWFMQGNELRRHLKEIHNTSERIVTEELLSVETVETEPVTSMTIIEQVGKVHVLPLLQVQVDSAQVTVEQVHADLLEDNQVQGTQVEELPEQVQVSYLEVGRIHTEEGTEVHVEELHVERVNQMQMEAQDDLLEDADLEQGDPEIMDQGELEESKESQADAAEASKEDHGQGEDLKTEPMVDGQTLKTQT, encoded by the exons ATGGAGGCTGAGGAAACGATGGAATGCATTCAAGAGTTTCCTGAACATCATAAAATGATTCTGGACCGATTGAATGAGCAGCGGGATCAGGACCAGTTTACTGACATCACTCTGATAGTGGATGGTCACCATTTTAAAGCCCACAAAGCTGTTTTGGCTGCTTGCAGTCAGTTCTTCTACAAATTCTTTCAAGACTTTACTCAGGAACCTTTGGTGGAAATAGAAGGTGTAAGTAACATGGCTTTTCCTCATTTGATTGAGTTCACATACACAGCAAAACTAATGATACAAGGTGAAGAAGAAGCAAATGATGTATGGAAAGCAGCAGAATTTCTTCAGATGCTGGAAGCCATCAAAGCACTCGAAGTTAGGAACAAAGAAAATTCCTCACCACTAGAGGAAAATACAACTGcaggaaaaaatgaagcaaaaaagagGAAGATTGCTGAAACTTCCAATGTTATCACTGAATCGTTACCCTCTTCAGAGTCAGAGCCTGTGGAAATTGAGGTGGAGATTACTGAAGGGACAATTGAAGTAGAAGATGGCCTAGAAACTCTAGAAGAAGTAGCTTCTGCAGAACAGTCTATAAAATACATACAGAGCACTGGTTCCTCTGATGATTCTGCTTTGGCTTTGTTGGCTGATATTACCAGCAAGTACCGTCAGGGTGATAGAAAAGGGCAGATTCAAGAAGAAGATGGCTGTGCATCTGGTCCCACAAGCAAACAGGAACACATGAAATCACACTCCACTGAGAGTTTCAAGTGTGACATATGCAATAAAAGGTATCTTCGGGAAAGCGCATGGAAACAACACCTCACCTGTTACCACCTTGAGGAAGGTGGAGCCAGCAAGAAACAACGTCcagggaaaaaaattcacatatGCCAGTACTGTGACAAACAGTTCGACCATTTTGGGCGTTTTAAAGAGCACCTTCCCAAACATACAGGTGAAAAGCCTTTTGAATGTCCAAATTGCCATGAACGTTTTGCTAGGAATAGCACACTCAAATGTCATCTGACTGCATGTCAATCTGGTGTGGGggctaaaaaaggaagaaagaagcttTCTGAATGTCAGGTCTGTAACAGTGTATTTAACAGCTGGGACCAGTTCA GTCACTTGGTAATACAAACAGGAGATAAACCCAACCATTGTACCTTATGTGACTTGTGGTTTATGCAAGGAAATGAGCTGAGGAGGCATCTCAAGGAAATACACAACACTTCAGAACGAATAGTGACGGAGGAACTCCTTTCTGTAGAGACGGTGGAAACTGAGCCCGTGACATCAATGACTATCATAGAACAAGTGGGGAAGGTTCATGTGTTGCCACTGCTTCAGGTCCAAGTGGATTCAGCCCAAGTGACTGTGGAGCAGGTCCACGCAGATCTGTTAGAGGACAATCAGGTGCAAGGCACGCAGGTGGAGGAGCTACCGGAGCAGGTCCAAGTGAGCTATTTAGAAGTGGGTCGAATCCATACGGAAGAAGGGACCGAAGTACACGTGGAGGAGCTGCATGTTGAACGTGTAAATCAAATGCAAATGGAGGCACAGGATGATCTTCTAGAAGATGCCGACCTAGAGCAAGGGGACCCTGAAATCATGGACCAGGGAGAATTAGAAGAGAGTAAAGAGAGCCAAGCAGATGCTGCTGAAGCCAGTAAGGAAGATCACGGGCAAGGTGAAGATTTAAAGACTGAACCCATGGTAGATGGACAGACTTTAAAAACACAAACCTAG